A region of Kribbella sp. NBC_01245 DNA encodes the following proteins:
- a CDS encoding SDR family oxidoreductase, which produces MIGVTGATGLVGGRVARLLAAEGIPQRLVVRDPSRAPELPGAETAEASYGDHHALLNALDGVETLLLVSAAESADRVALHTATIDAAVAAGVRRIVYTSFLNAAACATFTLARDHWHTEQHLRASGIGFTFLRDSLYLDFLPAMVGEDDVIRGPAGDGRVGAVARADVAEAAARVLTSDGHEGRTYDLTGPEALTMTDVARLLSEAWGRPITYQAETLDEAYRSRERYGAPSWEVAGWVTSYAQIASGEVAAVTGDVAALTGRPPLSLAAYLKNVDAG; this is translated from the coding sequence GTGATCGGCGTCACCGGCGCCACCGGGCTGGTCGGAGGCCGAGTGGCCCGGCTGCTGGCGGCTGAGGGAATTCCCCAGCGGCTGGTGGTTCGCGACCCGTCGCGGGCGCCGGAACTGCCCGGCGCGGAGACGGCTGAAGCGTCGTACGGCGATCATCACGCGCTGCTCAACGCGCTGGACGGCGTCGAGACCTTGCTGCTGGTGAGTGCCGCCGAATCGGCCGACCGCGTCGCGCTGCACACGGCCACGATCGACGCGGCGGTCGCGGCCGGCGTACGGCGCATCGTCTACACGTCGTTCCTGAATGCCGCGGCGTGTGCCACCTTCACGCTCGCCCGCGACCACTGGCATACGGAGCAGCACCTGCGCGCGAGCGGGATCGGGTTCACGTTCTTGCGCGACAGCCTTTACCTGGATTTCCTGCCGGCGATGGTCGGCGAGGACGACGTCATCCGTGGACCGGCCGGCGATGGCCGGGTCGGCGCGGTGGCCCGGGCCGACGTGGCGGAGGCGGCCGCGCGGGTGCTGACGAGTGACGGGCACGAGGGGCGGACGTACGACCTGACCGGGCCCGAGGCGTTGACCATGACCGACGTGGCGAGGTTGCTCTCCGAGGCGTGGGGTCGTCCGATCACGTATCAGGCCGAGACGCTGGACGAGGCGTACCGGTCGCGCGAGCGGTATGGCGCGCCCTCGTGGGAGGTGGCCGGCTGGGTCACGTCGTACGCCCAGATCGCGAGTGGCGAGGTCGCGGCCGTGACGGGTGATGTGGCGGCCCTGACCGGTCGTCCGCCGTTGAGCCTGGCGGCTTATCTGAAGAATGTCGACGCGGGGTGA
- a CDS encoding isoprenyl transferase: protein MARLTRRRGGETVGRRDFVAPDPHPSGARPPEIPAELVPKHVAIVMDGNGRWAKSRGLPRTEGHKMGEASLLDVIKGGIEIGVKTISAYAFSTENWSRSPDEVRFLMGFNRDVIHRRRDELDAMGVRVVWSGRRPRLWKSVISELEDAQERTKDNDVITLQFCVNYGGRAEIADAVQDIAADVAAGKLNPNRITEQTVAKYLYHPEIPEVDLFVRSSGEQRTSNFLVWQLAYAEMVFLDTLWPDFDRRDLWRAIEIYAQRDRRYGGAKA, encoded by the coding sequence ATGGCTCGGTTGACGCGGCGGCGTGGTGGGGAAACGGTTGGTCGGCGGGATTTCGTGGCGCCTGATCCGCATCCGTCGGGCGCGCGGCCGCCGGAGATTCCCGCGGAGCTGGTGCCGAAGCACGTGGCGATCGTGATGGACGGCAACGGGCGCTGGGCCAAGTCGCGCGGGTTGCCGCGTACCGAGGGTCACAAGATGGGCGAGGCCTCGCTGCTCGACGTGATCAAGGGCGGTATCGAGATCGGCGTGAAGACGATCTCGGCCTACGCGTTCTCCACCGAGAACTGGTCCCGGTCGCCCGACGAGGTCCGGTTCCTGATGGGGTTCAACCGCGACGTGATCCATCGCCGGCGCGACGAGCTGGACGCGATGGGCGTGCGGGTGGTCTGGTCGGGACGGCGGCCGCGGCTGTGGAAGAGCGTCATCTCCGAGCTGGAGGACGCGCAGGAGCGGACCAAGGACAACGACGTGATCACGCTGCAGTTCTGCGTGAACTACGGCGGCCGGGCCGAGATCGCGGACGCGGTGCAGGACATCGCGGCAGACGTTGCCGCGGGCAAGTTGAACCCGAATCGCATCACCGAGCAGACGGTCGCGAAGTACCTGTATCACCCGGAGATTCCCGAGGTGGATCTGTTCGTCCGGTCGTCGGGGGAGCAGCGTACGTCGAACTTCCTGGTCTGGCAGTTGGCGTACGCCGAGATGGTCTTCCTCGACACGCTTTGGCCGGATTTCGATCGGCGTGATCTCTGGCGGGCGATCGAGATCTACGCCCAGCGCGACCGCCGCTACGGCGGAGCAAAGGCCTGA
- a CDS encoding nuclear transport factor 2 family protein, protein MVDTDARSVAIRYVDSWTSGDLDTTRTLLHDDVTFVGPLGTAEGIADCLKGLEGLVKIVKSADRRHAFADGEDACVIYDLNTEGATLPTSGWFKVIDGRISAIRVFFDPRPLFG, encoded by the coding sequence ATGGTGGATACAGACGCGAGGTCTGTCGCCATTCGATATGTGGATTCGTGGACTTCGGGTGATCTCGATACCACCCGGACCTTGTTGCATGACGACGTGACGTTCGTCGGACCTCTTGGCACGGCCGAGGGGATAGCGGATTGCCTGAAAGGTCTCGAGGGACTGGTCAAGATCGTGAAATCGGCCGATCGGCGGCACGCGTTCGCCGACGGTGAGGACGCGTGCGTCATCTACGACCTCAACACCGAAGGCGCGACACTGCCGACCTCGGGTTGGTTCAAGGTCATCGACGGTCGGATCAGCGCGATCCGGGTCTTCTTCGACCCGAGGCCGCTGTTTGGCTAG
- a CDS encoding PIN domain nuclease, translating into MALAQYLIDKSALTRLASQAVTQALTPLVRAGLTATAGIVALEMLYSARRVAEHDRIRADLRAHEWLHAIDEDFSRAIDVQRELCTTGRHRAVSLPDLLVAAIAERHNVTVLHYDADFDLIADVTGQPTRWVVPRGSVA; encoded by the coding sequence ATGGCGCTAGCGCAATACCTGATCGACAAGAGTGCCCTGACGCGACTTGCTTCGCAGGCCGTGACTCAGGCGCTCACACCGCTCGTCCGCGCCGGGCTGACCGCGACGGCCGGCATCGTCGCGCTCGAGATGCTCTACAGCGCCCGACGGGTGGCAGAGCACGACCGGATTCGCGCCGATCTTCGGGCGCACGAGTGGCTCCACGCCATCGACGAGGACTTCAGCCGCGCCATCGACGTACAGCGCGAGCTCTGCACCACCGGCCGTCACCGGGCGGTGTCGCTTCCCGACCTGCTGGTCGCCGCCATTGCCGAACGGCACAACGTGACCGTGCTGCACTACGACGCCGACTTCGACCTCATCGCCGACGTCACCGGCCAGCCGACCAGGTGGGTCGTGCCGCGCGGGAGTGTGGCTTAA
- a CDS encoding type II toxin-antitoxin system VapB family antitoxin, producing the protein MTKTLIDIDDNLLAQATSALGTRTKKDTVNEALARVVRIAAFESAVEFAREGGFDDALNPEVMKGAWR; encoded by the coding sequence ATGACCAAGACGCTGATCGACATCGACGACAACCTGCTCGCCCAGGCGACATCCGCACTGGGCACTCGGACGAAGAAGGACACCGTGAACGAGGCATTGGCGAGAGTCGTCCGGATCGCCGCGTTCGAGAGCGCGGTGGAGTTCGCTCGCGAAGGCGGGTTCGACGATGCGCTGAATCCGGAAGTGATGAAAGGCGCATGGCGCTAG
- a CDS encoding ABC transporter ATP-binding protein translates to MISVRNLTVRYDAVVAVAEVSLDLPAGVFLAVSGPSGAGKSSLLWAIAGATAPTSGTVELDGTPVTSRPEAAASGVVLIPQGNGLARVLTARENLAIPLLSAPELGQVLRRARGDADEEDREEREESLRQVDGIVDQALTDVGLEDSGNHLVEELSGGEQQRVAVARGLAQRGRVILADESTSELDGANRERVLTLLRREAHRGAAVLIATHDPTVADAADAHASMDEGHLTWQRRL, encoded by the coding sequence ATGATCTCCGTGCGCAATCTGACGGTGCGGTACGACGCGGTGGTCGCCGTGGCGGAGGTCAGCCTCGACCTGCCGGCCGGCGTCTTCCTCGCGGTCAGTGGACCGTCCGGCGCCGGCAAGAGCTCGCTGCTGTGGGCCATCGCCGGCGCGACTGCTCCGACTTCGGGCACGGTCGAGCTCGACGGCACACCCGTGACAAGCCGTCCCGAAGCCGCCGCGAGTGGCGTCGTACTGATCCCGCAGGGCAACGGCCTCGCCCGAGTCCTCACCGCTCGCGAGAACCTGGCCATTCCGTTGCTCTCGGCCCCCGAACTCGGCCAAGTCCTGCGCCGCGCACGTGGTGACGCCGACGAGGAGGACCGCGAGGAACGCGAAGAGTCCCTGCGCCAGGTCGACGGCATTGTCGACCAGGCCCTCACCGATGTCGGTCTCGAGGACAGCGGCAATCACCTGGTCGAGGAGCTATCGGGTGGCGAGCAGCAACGAGTTGCCGTTGCCCGCGGCCTGGCCCAGCGCGGCCGGGTGATCCTGGCGGACGAGTCCACCAGCGAACTCGACGGCGCCAACCGCGAGCGCGTACTCACCCTGCTCCGCCGCGAGGCACACCGCGGCGCAGCAGTACTCATCGCGACCCACGACCCGACTGTCGCCGACGCAGCCGACGCCCACGCCTCCATGGACGAAGGCCACCTAACCTGGCAACGCCGCCTCTAG
- the recO gene encoding DNA repair protein RecO, with translation MPLYRDEAVVLRTQKLGEADRIATLLTRSHGKIRAVVKGVRRTSSRFGARLEPFMHVDLQLATGRTLDVITQAVIIGAYGERIVGDYARYTAGTVLLETADRLVVEEKEPATQQHLLLAGALRVLSMGEREPGLVLDSFLLRSLAISGYAPSFDDCAKCGDVGPHRAFNPAAGGMVCANCRPPASAMPAPGTVRLLAALLTGDWPVAEAAEPRSRREAAGLVSAFVAWHLDRQLRSLPHLDLTP, from the coding sequence GTGCCGCTCTACCGTGACGAAGCCGTCGTGCTTCGAACCCAGAAACTGGGCGAAGCCGACCGGATCGCCACGCTGCTGACCCGGTCGCACGGCAAGATCCGCGCGGTCGTGAAAGGCGTGCGGCGGACGTCGTCGCGGTTCGGCGCCCGGCTCGAACCGTTCATGCACGTGGATCTTCAGCTCGCCACCGGCCGCACGCTCGACGTCATCACGCAGGCCGTCATCATCGGGGCGTACGGCGAACGCATCGTCGGCGATTACGCGCGGTATACGGCCGGCACGGTGCTGCTCGAAACGGCTGATCGGCTGGTCGTCGAGGAGAAAGAGCCCGCCACCCAGCAGCACCTTTTGCTCGCGGGAGCCCTCCGCGTGTTGTCGATGGGGGAGCGCGAGCCCGGGCTGGTGCTCGACTCGTTCCTGCTGCGCTCGCTGGCGATCTCGGGTTATGCGCCCTCGTTCGACGACTGCGCCAAGTGTGGTGACGTGGGGCCGCACCGCGCGTTCAACCCGGCCGCCGGCGGCATGGTCTGTGCGAACTGCCGCCCCCCGGCCTCCGCCATGCCCGCCCCCGGCACCGTCCGCCTCCTGGCCGCCCTGCTCACCGGCGACTGGCCCGTCGCCGAAGCCGCCGAACCAAGATCCCGCCGCGAAGCCGCCGGCCTCGTCTCCGCCTTCGTAGCCTGGCATCTAGACCGCCAACTCCGCTCCCTCCCCCACTTAGACCTAACCCCTTAA
- a CDS encoding ABC transporter ATP-binding protein codes for MTGLAVTTHGLVHIYRSDGHDVAALSGIGIAIRPGELVGLLGPSGAGKSTLLQLCGGLIQPSAGRLRIGEHDVAKMSGPELDRMRASDVGIVIQGAGRNLVPYLTPEDNVRFAQRAAHAILPRRTRGAATEAADRTTGGTTDGTARGTAGRTAGGTAGRTAGGTAGRTAGGTAGDTAGGTASGRDLPAPRDVLALVGLADHARTPLGRLTPGQVQLAAVAVGIATFPGLLLADEPTSQLDHRARDEVVEAIRTVNAQTGMTVLLITHDPDVAAVLPRTITIRDGRIASEGRSGEEFAVVATDGSLPLPPHVADRLPPGTLLRVTITDGEVRLTPADDTEPTQ; via the coding sequence GTGACCGGGTTGGCCGTCACCACGCATGGGCTAGTGCACATCTATCGCAGCGACGGGCATGACGTGGCCGCGCTGTCGGGTATCGGTATCGCCATTCGTCCGGGTGAACTCGTTGGTCTGCTCGGGCCGTCCGGCGCGGGGAAGTCGACGTTGCTGCAGCTGTGTGGCGGGCTGATCCAGCCAAGCGCCGGACGGTTGCGGATCGGCGAGCACGATGTCGCGAAGATGTCCGGGCCCGAGTTGGACCGCATGCGCGCGAGCGACGTCGGCATCGTGATCCAGGGCGCCGGGCGCAACCTCGTGCCTTACCTGACACCAGAGGACAACGTCCGCTTCGCCCAACGCGCCGCCCACGCGATCCTCCCCCGCCGCACCCGAGGCGCCGCCACCGAGGCCGCTGACCGGACCACTGGTGGCACGACTGATGGCACCGCTCGTGGGACCGCCGGGCGCACCGCTGGTGGGACCGCCGGGCGCACCGCTGGTGGGACCGCCGGGCGCACCGCTGGTGGCACCGCCGGTGACACTGCTGGTGGCACCGCTAGTGGGCGCGACCTGCCCGCACCGCGGGACGTACTCGCGTTGGTCGGCCTGGCCGATCACGCGCGAACGCCGCTGGGCAGGCTGACGCCAGGCCAGGTACAACTCGCAGCCGTTGCCGTAGGCATCGCCACCTTCCCGGGATTGCTACTCGCCGACGAACCAACCAGCCAACTCGACCACCGAGCCCGCGACGAGGTGGTCGAAGCCATCCGCACGGTCAACGCCCAAACCGGCATGACCGTGCTCCTGATCACGCACGACCCGGACGTCGCCGCCGTACTCCCGCGCACAATCACCATCCGAGACGGCCGCATCGCCTCCGAAGGCCGCTCCGGCGAGGAGTTCGCCGTAGTCGCGACTGACGGCTCTCTACCACTCCCGCCGCACGTCGCCGACCGCCTCCCACCCGGCACGCTCCTACGCGTCACCATCACAGACGGCGAAGTCCGCCTAACCCCCGCCGACGACACCGAGCCCACGCAATGA
- a CDS encoding FtsX-like permease family protein, with protein sequence MFLRHALRYRWWQTCVLAGVSLLIGTCAAFAPWFARSVEQTVVTEMLTVQRLQAAWQLEGRPPPSFEGPKEAVPPEQLSELIPADVLPLLEPPVHGLRADISWDPTNGGLGARARLAWRDDLCAHLDLVQGRCPKAANEVALSVTDVTNFSAKPGMTLKATATEYAGGGTLKVVGIYRPKDEREPYWFGVTPTGHSVVREDKPSNSDFVLTDRATFSQNKTWGQFSTSDTAPVPGTVRLDDLPRLKEVSSQFEMAGAEHNHVVSNFTALPALADSLAAERRQATTIIPLVMVQVALFGVVVLALALSAVVDQRRPELAISRLRGLRQGQTGSMLALELAGPVVAGMLGGVAAGFGLLLLVRATWLDGGAPIELPWTVPAALAAAILAGLSVVVWTVQSVVRQPISTLLRRIVPRRRGRTLGVIDLSVIVLASAGLVAALTGDGRGPLPILTPTLLALAVGLAFAHLLLPLAARVSRRSMTNGRLGLALGALQVARRPAVTRIVAIVAVASALVCFAGQAAFVAGDNRDLRAGYETGAEAVLDLGSPNLAKLDKALATVDPERKWMTPVLLGVPASQDALTTMMVELDSFRRIAYRGDRITDEAGYQQIKAPANQGVLVKGSRLRLTVTPSAMSAARMATVDGTPPPPLEQAKPLRIEATIVAADGGRYVMQLGSVPLKAGRPVQLSAPMGCERGCRLLRLGISRQLGDVAGLEGVVTISNVSSDGQQVVDLGSGGDWKPLLETIQEETIAGQDAADGLSLAFTNHGSALGVQHVSVPVAVPALVTSDFPFTESSTAPGIDGMAMPLVSVPPALAPIPRLLRSTALVDLTTVRRLGGSPDTTVLSSYLWLNADGLAHLDEILAGLRSAGLTPTVIDRLSDRTATYARSASALALQLTPVVGIAGWSLAIIVLLLMVVTSWRSRAQDYASLRIAGVPAAVTARAARWEQTGPVALAVLLGSFCGVAGAKIALPLIPLFAETTTPSPVPLDLGLNEGVAIGLWLAGTVVLTVTTLLLGTAVSRRATYPRIREEL encoded by the coding sequence GTGTTTCTGAGGCATGCGCTGCGGTATCGGTGGTGGCAGACCTGTGTGCTCGCGGGCGTGAGCCTGCTGATCGGGACGTGTGCCGCCTTTGCACCCTGGTTCGCCCGGTCCGTCGAGCAGACCGTCGTCACCGAGATGCTGACCGTCCAGCGATTGCAGGCCGCCTGGCAACTAGAAGGCCGGCCGCCGCCCAGTTTCGAAGGTCCCAAGGAGGCCGTCCCACCCGAGCAACTCTCCGAGCTCATCCCGGCCGATGTGCTGCCGCTGCTCGAACCACCCGTCCACGGCCTGCGAGCCGACATCAGCTGGGATCCGACGAACGGCGGTCTCGGCGCCCGCGCACGGCTGGCGTGGCGCGACGATCTCTGCGCGCATCTCGACCTGGTGCAAGGCCGATGCCCGAAGGCTGCGAACGAAGTCGCGCTGTCGGTGACCGACGTGACGAACTTCTCCGCGAAGCCCGGGATGACGCTGAAGGCCACTGCGACCGAGTACGCCGGTGGTGGCACGCTCAAGGTCGTCGGCATCTACCGGCCGAAGGATGAGCGCGAGCCTTACTGGTTCGGCGTCACCCCGACCGGCCACTCCGTCGTACGCGAGGACAAGCCGTCGAACTCGGACTTCGTGCTGACCGATCGCGCGACGTTCAGCCAGAACAAGACCTGGGGCCAGTTCAGTACGTCGGACACGGCGCCTGTCCCGGGCACGGTACGGCTCGACGATCTCCCCCGGCTCAAAGAGGTCAGTAGTCAGTTTGAGATGGCAGGGGCCGAGCACAACCACGTGGTCAGCAACTTCACCGCACTACCGGCGCTGGCGGACTCGTTGGCGGCCGAGCGTCGTCAGGCCACCACGATCATCCCGCTGGTCATGGTGCAAGTTGCGCTGTTCGGGGTCGTCGTACTGGCTCTCGCGCTCTCTGCCGTGGTGGACCAGCGTCGGCCGGAGCTGGCGATCTCACGACTTAGAGGCCTCCGGCAAGGGCAGACGGGCTCGATGTTGGCCCTAGAACTTGCAGGTCCTGTAGTGGCCGGGATGCTCGGCGGCGTTGCGGCCGGGTTTGGCCTACTACTGCTGGTTAGAGCCACTTGGCTTGACGGTGGAGCGCCCATTGAGTTGCCGTGGACCGTGCCGGCTGCACTCGCTGCTGCGATCTTGGCCGGGCTCAGCGTGGTGGTGTGGACGGTGCAGTCGGTAGTTCGCCAGCCGATCTCCACGCTGCTACGACGGATCGTGCCTCGCCGTCGCGGCCGTACGCTCGGCGTGATCGACCTGTCCGTCATAGTGCTCGCATCCGCCGGGTTGGTGGCAGCACTCACTGGTGATGGCCGTGGCCCGCTGCCGATCCTCACACCGACGCTGCTCGCCTTGGCAGTTGGTCTCGCCTTTGCGCACCTGCTGTTGCCGCTAGCCGCCAGAGTCAGCCGTCGTTCGATGACGAATGGCAGGCTCGGTCTGGCGCTTGGTGCGCTCCAGGTCGCCAGACGTCCCGCAGTCACTCGGATCGTCGCCATCGTGGCTGTGGCGAGTGCGCTTGTCTGCTTTGCGGGACAGGCCGCATTCGTTGCCGGGGACAACCGGGACCTGCGGGCGGGCTACGAGACTGGGGCGGAGGCGGTGCTGGACCTGGGTTCACCGAATCTGGCCAAGCTGGACAAGGCTCTGGCAACGGTTGATCCCGAGCGCAAGTGGATGACGCCGGTCCTGCTGGGCGTGCCGGCCTCGCAGGACGCGCTGACCACCATGATGGTCGAGCTCGACAGCTTCCGCCGGATCGCCTACCGCGGCGACCGGATCACCGACGAGGCCGGCTATCAGCAGATCAAGGCACCCGCCAATCAGGGTGTGCTGGTGAAGGGCTCGCGGCTGAGGCTTACCGTGACGCCGTCTGCGATGTCGGCGGCACGCATGGCGACGGTCGACGGCACGCCTCCCCCGCCGCTGGAGCAGGCCAAGCCGCTGCGGATCGAGGCGACGATCGTCGCTGCGGACGGCGGTCGCTATGTGATGCAGCTCGGCTCGGTGCCGCTCAAGGCGGGTCGGCCGGTCCAGCTGTCGGCCCCGATGGGCTGCGAACGCGGTTGCCGGCTGTTGCGACTCGGCATCTCGCGTCAACTCGGTGACGTGGCCGGGCTCGAGGGCGTGGTGACGATCAGCAACGTGTCCTCTGACGGGCAGCAGGTGGTCGATCTCGGCAGCGGCGGCGACTGGAAGCCGTTGCTCGAGACGATCCAGGAGGAGACGATCGCCGGCCAGGACGCGGCGGACGGTCTGAGTCTCGCCTTCACCAACCACGGCAGCGCTCTCGGCGTACAGCACGTCTCGGTCCCGGTCGCGGTGCCCGCGCTGGTGACGTCGGACTTCCCGTTCACGGAGTCGTCGACCGCGCCCGGGATCGACGGCATGGCTATGCCGCTGGTCTCGGTGCCGCCTGCGCTCGCGCCTATCCCGCGTTTGCTGCGTTCTACGGCGCTGGTCGACCTCACCACGGTACGGCGGCTGGGCGGTTCGCCGGACACGACGGTGTTGTCGTCGTACCTCTGGCTCAACGCGGACGGCCTCGCGCATCTCGACGAGATCCTCGCGGGTCTGCGGTCGGCCGGGCTCACGCCTACCGTGATCGACCGGCTCAGCGATCGGACCGCCACGTACGCGCGCTCCGCCAGCGCCCTCGCTTTGCAGCTGACGCCGGTCGTCGGTATCGCCGGGTGGTCGCTGGCGATCATCGTGCTGCTGCTGATGGTCGTGACGTCGTGGCGGTCCCGTGCCCAGGATTACGCCAGCCTGCGAATCGCGGGCGTACCTGCGGCGGTGACGGCTCGCGCGGCTCGGTGGGAACAGACCGGGCCGGTGGCGCTCGCCGTACTGCTCGGGTCTTTCTGCGGTGTGGCGGGCGCGAAGATCGCCTTGCCGTTGATACCGCTGTTCGCGGAGACCACGACGCCTTCGCCGGTACCACTCGATCTCGGGCTCAACGAAGGGGTCGCGATCGGTCTCTGGCTGGCTGGAACCGTGGTCCTCACCGTCACCACCTTGTTGCTCGGTACGGCGGTCAGCCGGCGAGCGACTTACCCGCGGATCCGGGAGGAACTGTGA
- a CDS encoding aldo/keto reductase, protein MRESQLGELTVSSLGLGCMGMSQSYGVQTDEDESIATLHAAIDAGCTFIDTADVYGSGENESLVGRALAGRRDEVVLATKFGLQWGDRAGGMPTAVDGSPEYAREALDASLRRLGVDHVDLWYLHRKDPAVPIEETVGAMAEQVKAGKVRYLGLSEVNGATVRAAHAVHPISAVQSEWSLWTRDPETAVLPTLRELGVGFVPFSPLGRGFLTGQLRTPDDFEPDDMRRNLPRFTGANFQRNLDLVDKVRELAEAKGVTASQLALAWLLAQGNDVAPIPGTKRRKYLAENLGAVDVVLTEADLAALEQAFPADGVAGDRYAEGAMGLVER, encoded by the coding sequence ATGCGTGAATCCCAGCTCGGAGAACTGACGGTTTCCAGTCTCGGCCTCGGCTGCATGGGCATGTCGCAGTCGTACGGCGTGCAGACCGACGAAGACGAGTCCATCGCCACCCTGCACGCCGCGATCGACGCGGGCTGCACCTTCATCGACACCGCGGACGTTTACGGCTCCGGCGAGAACGAGTCGCTCGTCGGCCGCGCGCTCGCCGGGCGCCGGGACGAGGTGGTGCTCGCGACCAAGTTCGGCCTGCAGTGGGGCGATCGCGCCGGCGGGATGCCGACGGCGGTGGACGGCTCGCCGGAGTACGCGCGCGAGGCGCTCGACGCGTCCCTGCGAAGGCTCGGCGTCGACCACGTGGATCTCTGGTACCTCCATCGCAAGGACCCGGCCGTCCCGATCGAGGAGACGGTTGGCGCGATGGCCGAGCAGGTCAAGGCGGGCAAGGTCCGTTACCTGGGGCTGTCCGAGGTGAACGGCGCCACCGTGCGGGCGGCGCACGCGGTGCACCCGATCAGCGCCGTGCAGAGCGAATGGTCGCTGTGGACCCGCGATCCCGAGACCGCGGTGCTACCGACGCTGCGCGAGCTCGGCGTCGGGTTCGTCCCGTTCAGCCCGCTCGGCCGCGGCTTCCTGACCGGCCAGCTCCGGACGCCGGACGACTTCGAGCCGGACGACATGCGCCGGAATCTGCCCCGCTTCACCGGCGCGAACTTCCAGCGCAACCTCGACCTGGTCGACAAGGTGCGCGAACTGGCCGAGGCGAAGGGTGTCACCGCCAGCCAGCTCGCGCTCGCCTGGTTGCTTGCCCAGGGCAACGACGTGGCGCCGATCCCGGGCACCAAGCGGCGCAAGTACCTCGCGGAGAACCTCGGCGCCGTGGACGTCGTCCTGACCGAGGCCGACCTGGCCGCGCTGGAGCAGGCCTTCCCGGCCGACGGCGTCGCGGGCGACCGGTATGCCGAGGGCGCGATGGGGTTGGTGGAGCGGTGA
- a CDS encoding response regulator transcription factor, whose protein sequence is MNVRVVVVDDHPVVRSGLIGMLGVTDDIEVVGEAGDGEEALAVVENTRPDVVLMDLRMPRRDGVSATGAIVTGYPATKVLVLTTYDTDADILHAVEAGATGYLLKDTPHAELLDGIRAAARGETVLAPPVAAKLMSRMRTPVSTAAAPSPRELEVLAAVARGLSNAEIGRELFIGEATVKTHLQRLFAKLDVDDRTRAVTTAIERGLLPSPRR, encoded by the coding sequence GGCCTGATCGGCATGCTCGGCGTCACCGACGACATCGAGGTGGTCGGCGAGGCGGGCGACGGCGAGGAAGCACTCGCCGTGGTCGAGAACACCCGGCCGGACGTCGTACTGATGGACCTGCGCATGCCGCGCCGCGACGGCGTCTCCGCGACCGGCGCGATCGTGACGGGATACCCGGCGACCAAGGTGCTCGTGCTGACGACGTACGACACCGACGCGGACATCCTGCACGCGGTCGAGGCCGGCGCAACGGGCTACCTGCTCAAAGACACGCCGCATGCCGAGCTGCTCGACGGCATTCGCGCGGCGGCCCGGGGTGAGACCGTGCTCGCGCCTCCGGTGGCGGCCAAACTGATGTCCCGCATGCGTACGCCGGTCTCAACCGCGGCAGCGCCTTCGCCACGAGAGCTGGAGGTCCTCGCGGCCGTCGCGCGGGGGCTTAGTAATGCGGAGATCGGGCGCGAGTTGTTCATCGGCGAGGCGACGGTCAAAACCCACCTCCAACGCCTCTTCGCCAAACTAGACGTAGACGACCGAACCCGAGCCGTAACCACCGCCATCGAACGCGGCCTCCTCCCCTCCCCCCGCCGCTAA